Proteins from a genomic interval of Acetobacterium woodii DSM 1030:
- a CDS encoding tRNA (adenine(22)-N(1))-methyltransferase: MKIKLSPRLAVIGNCVAGVKTMADIGTDHGYLPVSLVAAGQVDFAIASDINAKPLKKAEKIIADFKLEKLIETRLGSGLSVLQPGEVQAVVMAGMGGLLIRDLLERDRQVALKMKKLVLQPMNNQAVLRKYLEQRGYRIIKEDLCQEMERIYEIMVVVPGEMVISNPLEYELGFEYDQHQHPLLKALIDRKIYLENKIVLNTQGKTTAVAKQQFAVSSQFIEKLNEVKKCLSN; encoded by the coding sequence ATGAAGATCAAGTTAAGTCCTCGGTTAGCGGTTATTGGTAATTGCGTTGCCGGAGTAAAAACAATGGCAGATATCGGAACAGATCATGGTTATCTGCCGGTTTCACTGGTGGCAGCGGGTCAGGTGGATTTTGCAATTGCCAGCGATATAAATGCTAAACCGCTGAAAAAGGCAGAAAAAATTATTGCCGATTTTAAATTAGAAAAACTGATTGAGACCCGACTTGGTTCGGGTCTTTCTGTGCTTCAACCGGGCGAGGTACAAGCTGTGGTAATGGCGGGAATGGGCGGACTGCTGATTCGGGATTTGTTGGAAAGGGATCGACAGGTAGCACTGAAAATGAAAAAACTGGTGCTGCAACCGATGAATAACCAGGCTGTGCTGCGAAAATATCTGGAACAGCGGGGATATCGCATCATCAAGGAAGACTTATGTCAGGAAATGGAACGCATCTATGAAATCATGGTGGTCGTACCAGGAGAAATGGTTATCAGCAATCCGTTGGAATATGAATTAGGTTTTGAATATGATCAACATCAGCATCCCTTGCTAAAAGCTTTAATCGATCGTAAGATTTATTTGGAAAATAAAATTGTCCTAAATACACAAGGGAAAACGACAGCTGTTGCTAAACAACAATTTGCTGTCAGTAGCCAGTTTATAGAAAAACTAAATGAGGTTAAAAAATGTCTATCAAATTAA
- a CDS encoding phosphoenolpyruvate hydrolase family protein, whose amino-acid sequence MAIKREEVLRRLREQGEKGISVVGAGAGTGISAKCAEAGGVDLIIIYNSGRYRMAGRGSLAGLLSYGDANAIVMDMAREVVTIVKDTPVLAGVCGTDPFRDMEMFLKQVKEAGFSGVQNFPTVGLIDGVFRQNLEETNMGYDLEVEMIRKAHELDLVTTPYVFNVDEAEKMAKAGADVLVAHMGLTTKGSIGAESAKTLDDCVKLTQEICDAGKAVNPDVMVIVHGGPVAEPEDAKYVLDRTKGVCGFFGASSIERLPTEIAITKQVKDFKEIKL is encoded by the coding sequence ATGGCAATAAAACGAGAAGAAGTATTACGGCGTTTGCGAGAACAAGGTGAAAAAGGAATTTCTGTGGTTGGTGCTGGTGCCGGCACCGGGATTTCGGCAAAATGTGCTGAAGCCGGTGGAGTCGACTTGATTATCATTTATAACTCTGGTCGTTATCGGATGGCCGGACGTGGCTCTTTGGCCGGACTGTTATCCTATGGTGATGCCAATGCGATTGTTATGGATATGGCCAGAGAAGTCGTAACCATCGTGAAAGATACGCCGGTTTTGGCAGGGGTCTGCGGGACTGATCCTTTTAGAGACATGGAAATGTTTTTAAAACAGGTTAAAGAAGCGGGTTTTTCCGGGGTTCAGAATTTTCCGACGGTGGGACTGATCGATGGTGTCTTCAGACAAAATCTGGAAGAAACCAATATGGGTTACGACTTGGAAGTTGAAATGATCCGAAAAGCGCACGAACTGGATCTGGTTACAACTCCCTACGTGTTTAATGTCGACGAAGCCGAAAAAATGGCCAAGGCCGGAGCGGATGTACTGGTTGCCCACATGGGTCTGACAACAAAAGGGAGTATTGGGGCCGAGTCGGCTAAAACGCTTGATGATTGTGTTAAGTTAACTCAGGAAATCTGTGATGCGGGAAAAGCGGTTAATCCGGATGTGATGGTGATTGTTCATGGCGGACCGGTTGCCGAACCGGAAGATGCCAAATATGTTCTGGACCGAACAAAAGGTGTTTGCGGCTTTTTTGGAGCATCCAGCATTGAACGTCTGCCAACAGAAATTGCAATTACCAAACAGGTCAAAGATTTTAAAGAAATCAAATTATAA
- the rpoD gene encoding RNA polymerase sigma factor RpoD, producing MKPEKVRKEVITIIDDDDVEIEKVPIDLMPEVQQLLKRGKTKGSLNNHDFEEILEKVDLDPEEIDSIYLFLQKEGIEISFSDLEMEALEAAELEEENQKELELADSVSVNDPVRLYLKEIGKVPLLTGDQEMALAKRMEAGDDSAKKELAEANLRLVVSIAKRYVGRGMSFLDLIQEGNLGLIKAVEKFDYTKGFKFSTYATWWIRQAITRAIADQARTIRIPVHMVETINKLIRVSRQLLQEYGREPTPAEIGKEMGFSEEKVREIQKIAQDPVSLETPIGEEEDSHLGDFIPDEDAPAPAEAASYALLKEQLIEVLNTLTEREEKVLRLRFGLDDGRARTLEEVGKEFNVTRERIRQIEAKALRKLRHPSRSKKLKDYLT from the coding sequence ATGAAGCCAGAAAAAGTAAGAAAAGAAGTTATCACAATTATTGATGACGATGACGTTGAAATTGAAAAAGTTCCGATAGATTTGATGCCGGAAGTACAACAACTTTTAAAACGCGGTAAAACTAAAGGAAGTTTGAATAATCATGATTTTGAAGAAATCCTGGAAAAGGTTGATCTTGATCCGGAAGAAATTGATTCCATTTATTTATTCCTCCAAAAAGAGGGCATTGAAATTTCTTTTTCAGATCTTGAGATGGAAGCTTTAGAAGCTGCCGAGTTAGAAGAAGAAAATCAAAAAGAACTTGAACTGGCTGACTCCGTCAGTGTTAATGATCCGGTTCGACTTTATCTTAAAGAAATTGGCAAGGTGCCATTGTTGACCGGTGATCAGGAAATGGCTTTAGCCAAGCGGATGGAAGCGGGTGATGATTCGGCCAAAAAAGAACTGGCGGAAGCAAATCTTCGTTTGGTGGTCAGTATTGCCAAACGTTATGTTGGTCGGGGCATGTCTTTTTTAGATTTAATTCAGGAAGGCAATCTCGGCTTGATTAAAGCAGTTGAGAAATTTGATTATACCAAAGGATTTAAATTTAGTACCTATGCGACTTGGTGGATCAGACAGGCGATTACACGAGCTATCGCCGATCAGGCCAGAACGATTCGAATCCCGGTTCATATGGTGGAGACCATTAATAAGTTGATTCGCGTATCGCGACAATTACTCCAGGAATATGGACGCGAACCAACTCCGGCTGAAATTGGTAAAGAAATGGGCTTTTCGGAAGAAAAAGTTAGAGAGATTCAAAAAATTGCCCAGGACCCGGTTTCGCTTGAAACACCAATCGGAGAAGAAGAAGATAGTCATTTGGGTGATTTTATTCCCGATGAAGACGCTCCGGCACCGGCCGAAGCGGCATCTTATGCCTTATTGAAAGAGCAACTGATTGAAGTCTTAAATACCCTTACCGAACGCGAGGAAAAAGTGCTGCGGTTGCGTTTTGGCTTAGATGACGGCAGAGCGCGAACACTGGAAGAAGTAGGGAAAGAGTTTAACGTTACCCGGGAACGAATTCGTCAGATTGAAGCCAAAGCATTACGAAAACTGAGACATCCCAGCCGCAGTAAAAAATTAAAGGATTATTTAACCTAA
- a CDS encoding Tm-1-like ATP-binding domain-containing protein encodes MKNVLIVGTFDTKGHEFQFVKELIEKRGLTTTTVNCGVIGEPLFVPDITSETVAIAGGSSLEELKLKNDRGLGIDVMMAGAAKITKDLYNQGKVAGIISLGGSAGTTIGTYAMRSLPVGVPKIMVSTVASGDTRPYVGEKDITMMYSVVDISGINSISNHILANAANAIAGMASFDIPELKVEKTLLAATMFGVTTPCVTAAREYLEEQGYEVLVFHATGAGGMAMESLIEAGFIKGVFDATTTEWCDEVAGGVFTAGPTRLEAAAKAGIPEVVSVGALDMVNFGAIETVPEKYKNRNLYKHNASVTLMRTTVEECSQMGKIIAGKLNMATGPVALFIPLKGVSAIDVEGAPFYGPMEDAELFEQLRENMNDKVEVIEMDTDINDPTFAIAMAKKLISMIEA; translated from the coding sequence ATGAAAAATGTATTAATTGTCGGAACCTTTGATACAAAAGGTCATGAATTTCAATTTGTTAAAGAACTGATTGAAAAACGGGGGTTAACCACAACAACGGTCAATTGCGGTGTGATTGGGGAACCATTATTTGTGCCGGATATCACCAGTGAAACCGTTGCTATCGCCGGAGGATCATCACTCGAAGAACTAAAATTAAAAAATGATCGCGGTCTGGGGATCGATGTAATGATGGCAGGAGCTGCTAAAATCACTAAAGATTTATATAATCAGGGCAAAGTAGCTGGGATCATCAGTCTTGGCGGATCAGCCGGCACGACAATTGGAACCTACGCCATGAGAAGTCTGCCGGTAGGTGTTCCTAAGATTATGGTTTCGACGGTTGCATCAGGTGATACGCGCCCCTATGTGGGTGAAAAAGACATCACGATGATGTATTCGGTCGTGGATATTTCAGGAATCAATAGTATTTCTAATCATATTTTGGCTAATGCGGCCAATGCTATTGCCGGGATGGCCAGTTTTGATATTCCTGAACTTAAAGTCGAAAAAACGTTGTTGGCGGCAACCATGTTTGGGGTTACCACCCCTTGTGTAACTGCAGCCAGAGAATATCTGGAAGAACAGGGTTATGAGGTTTTAGTATTTCATGCTACCGGAGCTGGCGGGATGGCGATGGAAAGTTTGATTGAAGCCGGTTTTATCAAGGGTGTATTTGATGCGACAACCACCGAATGGTGTGATGAAGTCGCCGGAGGAGTATTTACAGCTGGTCCGACCCGACTGGAAGCGGCTGCAAAAGCGGGAATCCCGGAAGTAGTGTCAGTCGGAGCGTTAGATATGGTCAATTTTGGGGCGATTGAAACGGTCCCGGAAAAATATAAAAATCGTAATTTGTACAAACATAATGCCAGTGTCACCTTGATGCGTACAACGGTTGAGGAATGTTCCCAGATGGGGAAAATTATCGCTGGAAAATTGAATATGGCCACGGGCCCGGTGGCACTTTTTATCCCTTTAAAAGGGGTTTCGGCAATTGACGTTGAAGGCGCACCGTTTTATGGACCGATGGAAGATGCTGAATTGTTTGAACAACTAAGAGAAAATATGAATGATAAAGTGGAAGTGATTGAAATGGATACCGATATCAATGATCCAACCTTTGCGATCGCAATGGCTAAAAAACTGATATCAATGATTGAAGCATAA
- a CDS encoding Nif3-like dinuclear metal center hexameric protein, with translation MSIKLSQIMQAVEIVAPPKIAEDWDNVGLQVGSRKQAIHRILLTLDITTAVVNEAVSKNVDLIIAHHPFIFKGLKTLSSDTVKGAMIEELIKNDIAVYVAHTNMDKGVAGLNDYLAKRMGLDKIRTLEPSNPTIYYKLVVYSPVEYTAKLIDVFGKNGAGSIGDYDYCTYRSSGIGTFRPLTGANPFSGKINTLSSAAEDRIESIIPEQELKNLILQLKRSHPYEEMAYDVIPLENGQLINEVGLGKIGVLSHPMEAAMFITHVKETLGLSVLRGAGAAPEIIRRVAICSGAGADMIGLAKSKRADVLITGDLKHHDGQRALENNFWVLDAGHYGTEKWVVDCFKNILAEHLGIECPEIMVAESSQDFIMNY, from the coding sequence ATGTCTATCAAATTAAGTCAAATCATGCAGGCGGTTGAAATCGTCGCACCGCCTAAAATAGCCGAAGATTGGGATAATGTCGGTCTTCAAGTCGGCAGCCGCAAACAAGCTATTCATCGAATTTTATTAACATTGGATATTACCACCGCAGTCGTGAATGAAGCCGTTTCAAAAAACGTTGATCTGATTATTGCGCATCATCCCTTTATTTTTAAAGGTCTGAAAACTCTTTCATCGGATACGGTTAAAGGCGCGATGATTGAAGAATTAATTAAAAATGACATTGCGGTTTATGTCGCGCATACCAATATGGATAAGGGTGTAGCCGGTCTTAATGATTATTTGGCGAAACGAATGGGATTGGATAAAATTCGGACGTTAGAACCCTCCAATCCGACGATATATTATAAATTGGTGGTCTATTCGCCAGTCGAATATACCGCGAAATTAATTGATGTTTTTGGAAAAAACGGCGCCGGCAGTATTGGTGATTATGATTATTGCACCTATCGTTCTTCTGGAATCGGAACTTTTCGCCCATTGACGGGAGCCAATCCGTTTAGCGGAAAAATCAATACCCTTAGCAGTGCGGCTGAAGATCGGATTGAATCCATCATACCGGAGCAGGAACTAAAGAATCTGATTTTGCAACTCAAGAGAAGTCACCCTTACGAAGAAATGGCATATGATGTGATCCCACTGGAAAATGGCCAGTTAATCAATGAAGTAGGTTTGGGAAAAATCGGGGTCTTAAGTCATCCAATGGAAGCAGCGATGTTTATCACCCATGTCAAAGAGACGTTAGGCTTGAGTGTTTTAAGGGGCGCTGGAGCGGCACCGGAGATTATTCGTCGCGTGGCCATTTGTTCCGGTGCCGGGGCGGATATGATAGGACTGGCCAAAAGCAAAAGAGCCGATGTGTTGATTACCGGGGATTTAAAACATCATGATGGTCAACGGGCGCTTGAAAATAATTTTTGGGTTTTGGATGCCGGGCATTATGGCACTGAAAAGTGGGTTGTCGATTGTTTTAAGAATATTCTGGCCGAGCATTTAGGCATAGAATGCCCAGAAATAATGGTGGCGGAATCATCCCAAGATTTCATTATGAATTACTGA
- a CDS encoding sigma-54-dependent Fis family transcriptional regulator produces the protein MKKKEAIEKMIKNSLKMNKPVIGVAVGSGLFAKQAIKGGADLLLALSAGRFRAAGIPSIGCMMPFSNSNDLVFDFASREILPKLKDKAVICGIHATDPNYTHEELIQKVKELGFSGVNNFPTIGLIDGQLREWLEESGLGYQREVEFMEKAVKANLFTIAFVFNEAQAREMTKVGVDVICAHFGWTRGGEKSGKVFSSINDCLEMAEKIFRAVDEISHQSSKMIYGGPINSPEDAYYFYKNSQTIGYIGGSSFERIPTELAISETTDKFKNYYKLKQENKHLKKELLKKRGFDEIVGQSLIMQDMYELINKVADKDVNVLIQGESGTGKELVAKALHFNSKRCLGPLIKVNCAALPPNLLESELFGHEKGAFTGAEKRRLGKFELANHGTLFLDEIGEMDIDLQAKVLRIIQQQEFERVGGEKTIYVDVRIVCATNVDIKQAVESNHFREDLYYRLNVVEIRTPPLRRHTEDIPLLCNRFLDEFKTKYQLEEKRLAPAVIAYLMECQWPGNVRELKHVLERAVILSDGKYIRREDLEVEDFNLSGQSNQRQPEEAVAQEINAEILTNSKEQLEKNYILEVLNDCQWNRTEAAKRMGISRRTLYNKILKYNLSLE, from the coding sequence ATGAAAAAAAAAGAAGCGATCGAAAAGATGATAAAAAATAGTTTGAAGATGAATAAACCGGTGATTGGAGTGGCTGTTGGCTCCGGGCTTTTTGCCAAGCAGGCGATTAAAGGCGGGGCGGATTTATTGCTGGCGCTTAGTGCCGGGCGGTTTCGCGCGGCCGGTATTCCTTCCATTGGTTGTATGATGCCGTTTAGTAACAGTAATGATCTGGTTTTTGATTTTGCGAGCCGGGAAATACTGCCTAAACTAAAAGACAAAGCGGTAATCTGTGGGATTCATGCCACAGATCCCAATTATACGCATGAAGAATTGATTCAAAAAGTAAAGGAATTGGGTTTTAGTGGGGTTAATAATTTTCCGACGATTGGATTAATTGATGGACAATTACGGGAATGGCTTGAGGAAAGCGGTTTAGGGTATCAAAGAGAAGTTGAATTTATGGAAAAAGCGGTTAAAGCAAATCTGTTTACGATTGCTTTTGTCTTTAATGAAGCCCAGGCCAGAGAAATGACAAAGGTGGGAGTGGATGTGATTTGCGCGCATTTTGGCTGGACCAGAGGTGGGGAAAAGTCAGGAAAGGTTTTTTCAAGCATCAATGACTGCTTGGAAATGGCGGAGAAGATTTTTAGAGCAGTTGATGAAATCAGTCATCAGTCATCCAAAATGATTTATGGCGGCCCGATTAATTCGCCGGAGGACGCCTACTATTTTTATAAAAACTCTCAAACCATCGGTTATATTGGAGGATCAAGCTTTGAGCGAATTCCAACCGAATTGGCGATATCGGAAACTACGGATAAATTTAAAAATTATTATAAGTTGAAGCAGGAAAATAAACACCTTAAAAAAGAACTCTTAAAAAAACGCGGCTTTGACGAAATTGTCGGGCAAAGTTTGATCATGCAGGATATGTATGAGTTGATCAACAAAGTCGCTGATAAAGACGTTAATGTTTTAATTCAAGGTGAAAGTGGCACGGGTAAAGAATTAGTTGCTAAAGCGCTGCATTTTAACAGTAAACGTTGTCTGGGCCCGCTAATTAAAGTAAATTGTGCTGCTTTGCCGCCAAATTTGTTGGAAAGTGAACTATTCGGTCATGAAAAAGGTGCTTTTACCGGAGCTGAAAAAAGACGTTTAGGAAAATTTGAGCTGGCCAATCATGGAACCCTTTTTTTAGACGAAATCGGTGAGATGGATATCGATCTTCAGGCCAAAGTGCTGCGCATCATTCAGCAACAGGAGTTTGAACGGGTTGGTGGCGAAAAAACAATTTATGTCGATGTCCGAATCGTTTGTGCGACAAATGTTGATATTAAACAGGCCGTTGAAAGCAATCACTTTAGAGAAGATCTATATTACCGTTTGAATGTAGTGGAAATTAGAACACCACCGCTACGCAGACACACCGAAGATATTCCCTTGCTTTGCAATCGCTTTTTAGACGAATTTAAAACCAAATATCAACTGGAAGAAAAGCGTTTGGCCCCCGCTGTCATTGCCTATCTGATGGAATGTCAATGGCCCGGAAATGTGCGGGAACTTAAGCATGTGTTGGAAAGAGCGGTAATTCTCAGTGATGGCAAATATATTAGGCGGGAAGATTTGGAAGTTGAAGATTTCAATCTTTCTGGTCAAAGCAACCAGCGTCAGCCAGAGGAAGCGGTGGCACAGGAAATCAATGCGGAGATATTGACGAATAGTAAAGAACAACTCGAAAAAAATTATATTCTGGAAGTTTTAAATGACTGTCAATGGAATCGCACCGAGGCGGCCAAACGAATGGGTATTTCCAGAAGAACTTTATACAATAAGATTTTAAAATATAATTTATCACTCGAATAG